A window of the Rhodoluna limnophila genome harbors these coding sequences:
- the trpC gene encoding indole-3-glycerol phosphate synthase TrpC, whose translation MLESLFAGSLEDSERRREAASYSQVEAAALGNQPALDALEFLAPSDQIKVLAEVKRASPSRGQMAEIPDPANLAEIYATNGASAISVLTEERKFKGSLDDLRAVRSRVSVPLLRKDFTSNEYQILEARAAGADIILLIVAGLAQKDLARLQKFTLELGMTPFVETHDREELERALELDAKLVGVNARDLSTFETDRNLFGSLVELFPAGVIKVAESAVRNADDVAHYRSAGADVVLVGEALVTNDPAKMLQSFLLAGKS comes from the coding sequence GTGCTTGAGTCACTCTTCGCTGGCTCGCTAGAGGACTCGGAAAGACGGCGCGAGGCAGCCTCGTATTCGCAGGTTGAAGCCGCTGCACTCGGCAACCAGCCAGCTCTTGACGCCTTGGAGTTCTTGGCTCCATCAGATCAGATCAAGGTATTGGCTGAGGTCAAGCGGGCGTCGCCTTCACGCGGTCAAATGGCTGAAATTCCAGATCCAGCGAACCTCGCGGAAATCTACGCCACAAATGGTGCCAGCGCCATCAGTGTGCTTACCGAGGAACGTAAATTCAAGGGCTCACTCGATGATTTGCGTGCGGTCCGTTCGCGAGTGTCTGTTCCGCTTTTGCGCAAAGACTTCACTTCGAACGAGTATCAAATCCTGGAGGCACGAGCCGCCGGTGCAGACATAATTCTTCTAATCGTGGCGGGATTGGCCCAAAAAGACCTGGCCAGATTGCAAAAATTCACACTCGAACTAGGTATGACGCCATTTGTCGAAACTCACGACCGCGAAGAGCTAGAACGGGCTCTAGAACTTGATGCCAAGCTCGTCGGCGTAAATGCACGCGACCTATCCACCTTTGAAACCGACAGAAACCTATTCGGTTCGCTGGTCGAGCTGTTTCCGGCTGGTGTTATCAAGGTTGCCGAGTCTGCAGTAAGAAACGCTGATGACGTTGCTCACTATCGTTCGGCAGGAGCCGATGTTGTTTTGGTAGGCGAGGCACTAGTCACCAACGATCCAGCCAAAATGCTTCAATCATTCCTGCTCGCAGGCAAGTCGTAG
- a CDS encoding phosphoribosyl-ATP diphosphatase: MKSFEQLFAEIGDKAAARPSGSETVKWLDAGVHTIGKKVVEEAAEVWMAAEYEGNERTAEEISQLIYHLQVLMTAKGITIQDLEKNF, encoded by the coding sequence ATGAAGTCCTTCGAACAACTTTTTGCTGAAATTGGTGACAAAGCCGCAGCGCGCCCATCCGGTTCTGAGACCGTAAAGTGGCTGGACGCTGGCGTACACACCATCGGAAAAAAGGTTGTTGAAGAAGCAGCCGAGGTCTGGATGGCTGCCGAATACGAGGGCAACGAGCGCACCGCTGAAGAGATCTCTCAACTCATCTACCATCTGCAGGTGTTGATGACTGCCAAGGGCATCACCATCCAGGACCTCGAAAAAAACTTTTAG
- the hisI gene encoding phosphoribosyl-AMP cyclohydrolase has translation MPVDKTAVESIAYNSDGLVPAIVQSSITGRVLMLAWMNHESLLLSLEKGETVFWSRSRQELWHKGATSGNTQEIVSIEADCDADTLLIKVKENGPACHTDSESCFDVSTLYIEQEGE, from the coding sequence ATGCCGGTAGATAAAACTGCAGTGGAGTCAATCGCTTATAACAGCGATGGCTTGGTTCCGGCCATCGTGCAGAGTTCGATTACTGGACGCGTGCTGATGCTTGCCTGGATGAACCACGAATCTCTCTTGCTGAGCCTTGAGAAGGGTGAGACTGTTTTCTGGTCTCGCTCGCGACAGGAACTTTGGCACAAGGGCGCAACCTCGGGAAATACCCAAGAAATTGTCTCGATTGAAGCTGACTGCGATGCTGATACGCTCCTGATCAAGGTTAAGGAGAATGGCCCGGCATGCCACACCGATTCAGAATCTTGCTTTGACGTTTCAACTCTTTACATCGAGCAGGAGGGCGAATGA
- a CDS encoding Trp biosynthesis-associated membrane protein → MKLSKGRAFGLWAIGLVLTVIAVNQVWFTLEMQPEDTTVVIQSFSGANTYGYISPTLLLIASQSAFFFFVGPRARFWIGSLSILTTLGFAVALLLEILQQNISSLASAVEAATGIAAQHGIKGVTVVTEIGGYLTLGALALTLVIQSVTLSASRIWPKKVARTERKAVAIQEPEDTISLWDSQR, encoded by the coding sequence TTGAAGCTCAGCAAGGGAAGAGCCTTTGGCCTCTGGGCTATTGGACTAGTTCTAACCGTGATCGCAGTGAATCAAGTCTGGTTCACCCTCGAGATGCAGCCCGAAGACACCACTGTGGTAATTCAGTCTTTCTCAGGTGCAAACACATACGGATACATCAGCCCAACCCTGCTTCTAATAGCCAGCCAAAGCGCCTTTTTCTTTTTTGTTGGTCCCCGCGCCCGATTCTGGATCGGCTCACTCAGTATTCTGACCACCCTTGGTTTTGCAGTTGCGCTATTGCTCGAAATTCTTCAGCAGAACATTTCTTCACTCGCGTCGGCCGTTGAGGCTGCCACGGGGATTGCGGCGCAGCATGGAATCAAGGGTGTCACTGTGGTCACCGAAATTGGTGGCTATCTGACCTTGGGAGCCTTGGCACTTACTTTGGTAATCCAATCTGTGACCCTCAGCGCATCTCGAATCTGGCCAAAGAAAGTTGCCAGGACAGAACGTAAAGCAGTTGCGATCCAAGAGCCAGAAGACACGATTTCACTCTGGGACTCGCAACGCTAG
- a CDS encoding DUF6704 family protein, translated as MSDNTHEQGHGDSVASWTAVTIIMIAFTIGTFAFWFDQPAIVIASGVLAVAGIPVGMILKKMGYGVGGSKSKSKH; from the coding sequence ATGTCAGACAACACTCACGAGCAGGGTCACGGCGATTCAGTAGCATCGTGGACCGCGGTAACCATCATCATGATCGCGTTCACAATCGGCACGTTCGCCTTCTGGTTTGACCAGCCTGCAATCGTGATTGCGTCTGGTGTGCTTGCTGTTGCTGGCATTCCAGTGGGCATGATTTTGAAAAAAATGGGCTACGGAGTCGGTGGCTCTAAGTCCAAGAGCAAACACTAG
- the trpE gene encoding anthranilate synthase component I has translation MNSPLTLEELEVLAQKHRVIPIIESLPVDDETPLSIFEKLAADKEGSFLLESAEQGIWSRFSFIGVNNRGSLVKNSDGGVHWISADNQRPLPNASDSLPETALDALEKLQAAWTSEPIGDLPPLTSGLVGVMAWDLIREIEKLAPAPQKDYPSPTLAMAMFRDLVIIDHDQLSIQLVSNIFVTDQADLAQLHGAALAHIGAMKADLGKTASHSETLFDLESKDSAKARITKQEFLNAVEKSKHYVRIGDVFQVVISQRFDYPCTASPLDVYRVLRELNPSPYMYLLNFADEDGPYAVVGSSPEALVKVQHGRAITHPIAGSRPRGETEGEDVSLEESLVADHKEKAEHLMLVDLARNDLLKVCKPESVTVTEFMQVHRFSHIMHLVSTVEGEVREGQSPVDVFRATFPAGTLSGAPKPRALEIIDELEHGNRGIYGGVVGYLDFAGNADLAIAIRTAFLRDGMAHVQAGAGLVLDSVPETEYQETISKAGAPLRAVIAANSMVQR, from the coding sequence ATGAACTCGCCACTGACCCTTGAAGAGCTAGAAGTATTAGCTCAAAAGCACCGAGTCATTCCAATTATCGAGAGCCTTCCGGTCGACGACGAGACTCCACTTTCAATATTTGAGAAGTTGGCTGCCGACAAAGAGGGCAGCTTCCTACTCGAGTCTGCTGAACAGGGTATCTGGTCGCGATTTAGCTTTATCGGTGTGAACAATCGGGGGAGCCTGGTCAAAAACTCTGACGGCGGAGTGCACTGGATCTCAGCTGATAACCAGAGACCCCTTCCAAACGCCAGTGACTCACTCCCTGAGACAGCTCTGGATGCACTTGAAAAACTTCAGGCTGCTTGGACATCCGAACCAATCGGTGACCTCCCGCCACTGACCTCAGGTCTAGTCGGCGTAATGGCTTGGGACCTAATTCGCGAAATCGAAAAACTCGCGCCGGCACCGCAAAAGGACTATCCAAGTCCGACATTGGCGATGGCCATGTTCCGCGACCTCGTAATCATTGATCACGACCAACTTTCAATTCAGTTGGTATCGAACATTTTTGTAACTGACCAGGCTGACTTAGCTCAACTTCACGGCGCTGCACTGGCCCACATCGGTGCAATGAAGGCTGACCTTGGCAAGACTGCCAGCCACTCTGAAACCCTGTTTGATCTTGAATCTAAAGACTCTGCCAAAGCACGAATTACCAAGCAGGAGTTTCTCAACGCGGTTGAGAAATCGAAGCATTATGTCCGCATCGGTGATGTCTTTCAGGTAGTTATTTCACAGAGATTCGACTACCCGTGCACCGCCTCACCGCTGGACGTTTATCGGGTACTGCGGGAGCTAAACCCAAGCCCGTACATGTACCTGCTCAACTTTGCTGACGAGGACGGACCCTATGCGGTCGTTGGTTCATCACCTGAGGCTTTGGTCAAAGTTCAGCATGGTCGGGCTATTACCCACCCAATTGCTGGTTCACGCCCTAGAGGCGAAACCGAGGGTGAAGATGTTTCACTCGAAGAGAGTTTGGTAGCCGACCACAAAGAGAAGGCCGAGCACCTGATGCTGGTTGACCTGGCCAGAAATGACCTCCTTAAGGTCTGCAAACCAGAATCAGTGACCGTGACCGAGTTCATGCAGGTACACCGATTCAGCCACATCATGCACTTGGTATCCACCGTTGAGGGCGAAGTTAGAGAAGGCCAATCCCCGGTGGATGTCTTCAGGGCAACTTTCCCGGCCGGAACTCTATCTGGGGCTCCTAAACCACGAGCGCTAGAAATTATCGATGAGTTGGAACACGGCAACCGCGGAATTTACGGTGGCGTTGTGGGGTACTTAGACTTCGCGGGTAACGCCGACCTAGCTATCGCCATTAGAACTGCGTTCCTGCGTGATGGAATGGCTCATGTTCAGGCGGGTGCCGGATTGGTTTTGGACTCGGTACCAGAAACCGAGTACCAAGAGACGATCAGCAAGGCGGGGGCACCCCTTCGCGCGGTAATCGCCGCCAACAGCATGGTGCAGCGTTGA
- the hisG gene encoding ATP phosphoribosyltransferase: protein MLRVAVPNKGILSESAILMLKEAGYTVRRDPKDLHVVDTAHGIEFFYLRPRDIATYVGSGSLDVGFTGLDLLLDSRSKAESVADLGFGGSTFRFAGPVGQFSTIQDLAGKRVATAYPHLVEDFLKEQGVEVQLVQLDGAVEVAVRLGVADAVADVVSTGNTLRQAGLEIFGPVILESSAHLIVAPGRASEHQQLLRRMQGVLVAREYVIFDYDCPTELVEKASQITPGIESPTVSPLRDSDWVAVRALVKSTEINAKMDELYELGARAILVSAIHAARI, encoded by the coding sequence GTGCTTAGAGTTGCCGTCCCAAATAAGGGCATCCTTTCCGAATCAGCCATTCTTATGCTCAAAGAAGCTGGCTACACAGTACGTCGTGACCCAAAAGACCTACACGTGGTCGACACTGCTCACGGCATTGAATTTTTCTACCTACGTCCCCGCGACATCGCAACCTATGTGGGTTCGGGTTCGCTTGATGTTGGGTTTACTGGGCTCGACCTACTCCTAGACAGCCGCTCGAAGGCAGAGTCTGTAGCTGACCTTGGCTTCGGCGGTTCTACTTTCCGCTTTGCCGGACCAGTTGGCCAGTTCAGCACCATTCAAGACCTAGCTGGCAAAAGGGTTGCTACCGCGTACCCTCACCTGGTCGAGGACTTCCTCAAAGAGCAGGGCGTTGAGGTGCAATTGGTTCAGCTAGATGGTGCCGTTGAGGTTGCAGTCCGTCTTGGCGTAGCCGATGCGGTTGCCGATGTGGTTTCGACTGGCAACACTTTGCGTCAGGCCGGCCTTGAAATTTTTGGCCCGGTCATTCTAGAGAGCTCAGCACACCTAATCGTGGCGCCTGGTCGTGCTTCAGAGCACCAGCAGCTTTTGCGCCGTATGCAGGGCGTCCTAGTAGCCCGTGAGTACGTGATCTTTGATTACGACTGCCCGACTGAATTGGTTGAAAAGGCATCGCAAATTACTCCGGGAATTGAATCTCCTACGGTTTCTCCGCTTCGCGACTCTGATTGGGTAGCCGTGCGGGCGCTGGTCAAGTCAACCGAGATTAACGCCAAGATGGATGAACTTTACGAACTCGGTGCTAGAGCTATTTTGGTTAGTGCCATTCACGCCGCGAGAATCTAA
- the hisF gene encoding imidazole glycerol phosphate synthase subunit HisF translates to MSLSIRVIPCLDVADGRVVKGINFLNLRDAGDPIELAARYYADGADELTFLDVHATVDNRSTMYDLVTSCAEQVFIPLTVGGGIRQVDDVARLLGAGADKVSVGSAGISNPDLLNQISNRFGNQVLVISLDLKRSPTTESGFVVTTHGGRQETSLDALQWVREAIDRGAGELLVNSIDADGTREGFDSEMLEAIRAISNIPVIASGGAGKAEDFPVAAAAGADAILAASIFHEGSVSINDAKQALKAAGYETR, encoded by the coding sequence ATGTCGCTGTCAATCCGTGTAATTCCTTGCTTGGATGTTGCTGACGGGCGAGTTGTCAAAGGGATTAACTTTCTGAACCTCCGTGACGCTGGCGATCCGATCGAGTTGGCTGCCAGGTACTACGCAGACGGAGCAGACGAGCTGACGTTTCTTGACGTTCACGCCACTGTAGATAATCGCTCAACTATGTACGATTTGGTCACCAGTTGCGCCGAGCAGGTATTTATACCGCTAACTGTCGGCGGCGGTATTCGCCAAGTTGATGACGTTGCTCGACTGCTCGGTGCCGGTGCCGACAAGGTAAGTGTTGGCTCAGCGGGAATTAGTAATCCAGACTTGCTGAACCAAATCTCAAATCGATTCGGGAACCAGGTTTTGGTTATTTCGCTTGACCTAAAGCGCTCACCAACTACCGAATCGGGATTTGTGGTTACGACCCACGGGGGTCGTCAGGAAACCTCCCTCGATGCGCTGCAGTGGGTTCGAGAAGCAATTGATCGCGGAGCTGGCGAGCTGTTGGTGAACAGCATTGATGCTGATGGAACACGCGAGGGCTTTGATTCCGAAATGCTGGAAGCAATCCGAGCGATTTCCAATATCCCAGTCATCGCCAGCGGGGGAGCCGGCAAGGCCGAGGACTTTCCAGTAGCCGCAGCTGCTGGAGCAGACGCAATTTTGGCTGCATCAATTTTCCACGAGGGTTCGGTATCTATCAACGATGCCAAGCAAGCTCTAAAAGCCGCAGGATACGAGACGAGATAA